One stretch of Archocentrus centrarchus isolate MPI-CPG fArcCen1 chromosome 5, fArcCen1, whole genome shotgun sequence DNA includes these proteins:
- the mrps16 gene encoding small ribosomal subunit protein bS16m: MVHLSSLLLKKYHGGHVVIRLALAGHKQANRPFYRIVAAYNKRARDGRYIEQLGSYDPLPNIYNEKLVSFNFDRLKYWIGCGAHPTKPVAKLLGLAGFFPLHPMTITEAERQRVQTEKTETATEESPEEEQKHAEVES, encoded by the exons ATGGTACATTTAT CGTCACTCCTACTAAAGAAGTACCACGGGGGCCATGTTGTCATTCGATTGGCTCTTGCAGGCCACAAACAAGCTAACAGACCCTTTTATCGCATTGTGGCAGCTTACAACAAAAGGGCAAGAGATGGTAGATATATAGAGCAGCTGGGTTCCTACGACCCCCTTCCTAACATCTACAATGAGAAACTTGTCAGTTTCAACTTCGACCGGCTCAAGTACTGGATCGGCTGTGGAGCACACCCTACAAAACCAGTTGCCAAACTTCTAG GGTTGGCTGGATTTTTCCCTCTTCACCCCATGACAATAACAGAGGCAGAGCGTCAAAGAGTCCAAACAGAGAAGACAGAAACGGCAACAGAGGAATCTCCAGAAGAGGAACAGAAGCACGCTGAAGTTGAGAGTTAA